Part of the Methanofollis sp. UBA420 genome is shown below.
CGTCATGGGGAACTCCATCAACCTCCTTGCCGCCGCTCTCATCGCCGATGTCGGGGACACGATCATCATCACCCCGCACACCGCCCTCGGCGGCGCCGGGTTCGTCGGCGACCCAAGGACTGTCGTCGCGGCCACCATCCCCGACGCCGACGTCGAGCGCATCGAGAGAGCGGCAGGGGGGAACCGGGTGATCCCCGTCCTCCAGGGGGCCGGGGAGATCACGGTCGGGAGCGAGGGGGGGTACGCGCAGGTCATCGGGCTTGCGACCGACGACATCCCCTATCTCCTCGACCTCGAAGACGGGAACCACCTGCGCACCGGGTCGAGGAGCGCCCTTGTCGGCACCTACCTGGCCAGGGAGTACGACCTGCGGGCCGGGAGCAGGATCCGCCTCGGCGACGAGCAGACGATCGTCTCCGGCATCATCGCCGAAAGGGGATTTGCCTTCGACATCAACCCCGACTATGCGGTCGTCATCGTGGAGGAGAGGTTCCGCTCCTTCTTCCCCGACAGGGAGGGCTACGACTATGTGGTGATCCGGGTCGCCGACCCTGCGGAGATCGACGGCGTCAAGGAGGATGTGGACAGTCTCCTCAACAGACGCGACGACGTCGTCGACATCACCGACTCGCGGGAGGCCCTGCGGCAGATGAACGAGATCTATGCCGCAATGACGCGGTTCCTCCTTGCGATCGGGGCGGTCTCCCTGGTCATCGCGGCGGTCTCGATCCTGAACGTCATGATCATCTCGGTCACAGAACGGAGACGGGAGATCGGGGTGATGCGGAGTATCGGGGCGCTACGCCGCGAGATACTCCTGATGTTCCTGTACGAGGCCCTCATCCTCGGCATCGCCGGGAGCCTCATCGGCGGGGCCTTCAGTTTTGTCGGGGGGTATTTCATCAGCATCGCCGCTGTCCAGGTGCTCACCGCCGGCACCACCTTCGCCGAAGGGGCGACGGTCTTTGACCCGCTCTCGATCGCCTACATCCTCTTTGCCATGGTCTTCGGGACGGTGACGAGCATGGCCTCCGGCCTCTACCCGGCCTGGCAGGCGTCGAGGATGAAACCGATCGAGGCCATACGGGGGTGAAATGGATGCGGACGGCGCAGCGGATCTTTCTTGTCTTTGCGGTGCGGAACCTGAGAAGGCACTGGGTGCGGTCAGGGCTTGCGGCCCTCGGGATCATCATCGGCGTCCTTGCCATCGCATCCCTCGGAATCCTGGGCAACAACCTGATCGTCCTCTTCTCCGGTCTGGTCGCCGATGTTTCGGACACCGTCGTCGTCACCCCCCACCTTGCGGCAGCAAGCGGCGACCCCTTCGACCCCAGGTCGGCCCTTGCCACCGGGATCACCGAAAGGGACGCCGACAGGATCGCACGCGCCGCCGGGGCGAACCCGTCCATCCCCCTCATCCAGACCGCGGAGGTGCTCAAAAAAGGGAGGGAGGGGGGCTTTGTCCCGGCGATCGTCCTCCATGCCGACGACATGCCTCTCCTCCTCCGGGTCGCGGATGGGGCGTTCCCGCCGGGATCGGGAAGAGGGGTGCTCGTCGGGGCGCGCCTTGCCGACGAACTCGACATCAGGGCAGGGAGCAGGATCTCGTTCGCCGGCGAGGACGTCAGGGTTGCCGGTGTCCTGGAGGAGCGCGGGCTTGCGATCGACATCAACCCTGACTATGCCGTCATCGTCACCCACGACT
Proteins encoded:
- a CDS encoding ABC transporter permease, which codes for MIFLTFAVRNLRRHKARSFLATLGIVIGVFAIASLGVMGNSINLLAAALIADVGDTIIITPHTALGGAGFVGDPRTVVAATIPDADVERIERAAGGNRVIPVLQGAGEITVGSEGGYAQVIGLATDDIPYLLDLEDGNHLRTGSRSALVGTYLAREYDLRAGSRIRLGDEQTIVSGIIAERGFAFDINPDYAVVIVEERFRSFFPDREGYDYVVIRVADPAEIDGVKEDVDSLLNRRDDVVDITDSREALRQMNEIYAAMTRFLLAIGAVSLVIAAVSILNVMIISVTERRREIGVMRSIGALRREILLMFLYEALILGIAGSLIGGAFSFVGGYFISIAAVQVLTAGTTFAEGATVFDPLSIAYILFAMVFGTVTSMASGLYPAWQASRMKPIEAIRG
- a CDS encoding ABC transporter permease yields the protein MRTAQRIFLVFAVRNLRRHWVRSGLAALGIIIGVLAIASLGILGNNLIVLFSGLVADVSDTVVVTPHLAAASGDPFDPRSALATGITERDADRIARAAGANPSIPLIQTAEVLKKGREGGFVPAIVLHADDMPLLLRVADGAFPPGSGRGVLVGARLADELDIRAGSRISFAGEDVRVAGVLEERGLAIDINPDYAVIVTHDWYTDLRGEEDYDRVVIKVADLGEIPVVKAAVKDQMNRRKEVVDVQDSRDILELYYQTYDAISIFLLGIGGVALLVSSVSILNVMIISVTQRTQEIGVMRSIGALRREILLMFLYEAIILGVAGSLIGGALSVVAGYAITASVAETVFAGYGTAPTALDAEGVRAILLGIGFGIGTSLLAGVYPAWKAAHLDPIEALRYE